Part of the Prionailurus bengalensis isolate Pbe53 chromosome B3, Fcat_Pben_1.1_paternal_pri, whole genome shotgun sequence genome is shown below.
AAGCTTAAACTCCTGTGGAGAGAAACTTACTATACCTGGGCAACTTCTTTGTTCGGAGTATTCTGGACCTGTTTCCCAACTGCTCCCCAGCCTAAAGCAAAAAGCACCACCATTCCGAGTCACGtgacctgattttaaaatattttattacataatctTTTCATGGCACCATCAGGAGTAACAGAAAACGTTATTCCCAGTTCCTAACCACATcctgaaaaatatacatttgtatttatatatttatatcaatacTCCACCCCTATCCCCTAACTCCACCACCTAGTGTAGGTCTTTTGCTTAAAGCAAGAAACTATTCTCTCaggtaagaaaatatatatggaagCTAAATGAAGTAATGGTTAGAATGGGCACAGGTTGGTcgtgggggcagggaagaagggATAAAGTCCAGGCTAGGCAGGATGCATCACTGGAGTCCGGCGGAGGTGGAGAACAGTGTATAAAAAGGCAGCGTCAGGCAGGTGGGCTCTGGTGTCCTTGGTCCATTAGGAGATGGCCTTTGCCTCAGGAAGGAAGGCTTCCCAGTACTTTGCCAGCTGCAAAGAAGTGGGGACAATAAGCAAGTGCCCCCACCTAGTGGCAGAGACTGAGCCTGGGAGGGGAGCAAGCACAGTGTCACGCACTCCCCCGTGGTCTCAGCCACCCAAAGGGAGGCCAGAGCTGAGGCCAAGCTGAGGAAATGGCTAGGCTGAGAGTGGACCCTGGGACAGATTGGCCAGGCAGCCAATCTTACCCCTCTTCAGAGGAAGCATCAAGTACAAGGGAAATCTCTAAAGACAGTCCTGCTTCTGCCCTGGAGGAAGTATCCCTGTGGGGGCTACAGCTTTGCCCAGCTCAGTTAGCTCCTCACAATGGGATCCACTGTTCAATACAACGATTGGGTCTCAGCCTTAAGAGGGTTAGGTGGTACCATGGGGGGTTACAGGGAGAGGTAGGGTTTGTCCTTAAAAACTAACTTATTGTAGGATTAGGGCTACAATATCCTGCTTGGCAAAAGACCCTATTAGATTCTCCATGTTAGAGCAATACAGCCAGCCCAGCTCATCCCATCACCAAAGCCCCAGGTAGGCAGCTGGCCTCTGGAGGAGGCATAGAGAATGAAAGTCATGCATAACTTACATACCTGCTGCTGTGAATACAGGAGTGTCTCAAGGTACTTGATCACGTGGTTTTTAAAGtccttggatttttctttctatagGAGACAGGATTCTAGACTGATCATCCAGACAGTTGCTCCTACCCCTCTTGATGGGATGGAGTTTATTGCTGACCAAGGCCAAACACAGCCCCAGAAACTATAGCTAGCAGCTGGAATAGCTATAATTTCCAGCCAAATGGTTTCTGCCAAGGACTTGCAAGGCTTTCTTGCatggtgggcaggggatgggaggtggaggaagacaggagaaagaaaagggaaccagAGGACACAGGAAAGTTGCAAGCTTTAACTTCTCTGGTCCAGCAACAAGTGTAGGACAGCCACTCTGCCTCAGAACATAAATGTgaacacacacgaacacacacacacacggccacgTCTGTTCACAACTACCAGGTCACCGGCACTTTCATCGGTCTCCCTACTCAATAGACTTGAACAAAACCAACACCACCACTAAACAAGGCACTGCACACTTGTGAGAAGTAGGATATTCTATCTCACCTCAAACCGTATCACTTCTTTTCGGACCACAGTTGAAATCCTTTCAAAGTCCCTTTCATACTGAGTCACCCGAGACTCCCACTGGGAAGAAAGGGAACAGAAAGGATCACTTAATATTATGGTATCATTACTGAGTCTTTACCTTTGGACAGCAATTCTACATGTGAGACCTCAGTTGGTCATTATGTCTGTTTGCCCCTCTGGGTAAGATTAGAAACCATATGGACATTCAGTGTGTAAGTCTAAGTCTAGGTGAAGGCCATCTGGCTGGAAAAGAGATGCTGTGTACTCCAGGCAAGGCCTGGTCTCAAAGTTCTGGCACCCCAAAGCCCCTGGTTCAGGTACCCACCACAAAGGCTGGGAGTTCCAGAGAACTGAATTCAGTTGTTGCCATACTGAATCGCCTTGGGAGTTTTTCACAGACCCACCCACGACCCCTCCTGCAGAGAATTTGATTTGTTAAGTCTGGGTGgaatgggaagagaggaaaagggccAGGCCTCAAAGCAAGCCTGGACTCATTCTCAGAGGCTTCCCCAGCAGCCACAGTCCTTTAGACTCAATCGGCTCTCTCGCCTGCTGTGGGGTTTCAAGCATCTGGGTGGGATGGGACCCGGGCTCTTCAGGAGCCAGTCTGCCCTGTGTGCCTCACCTCTAAGATCTCGTCCTTGGCCTGCTGCAATTTGTCAGGTTTGTTGGCCCAAAGCAGCCGAGCCTCAGCCTCCCGCTTCTTCTGCAGCGTCGCCTGAGCATCCTGCCAGCGCTGCCACGTCTTCATACGTTGGTCGAAGGcagcctgtgggggtgggggttggggaagagcACAACCAGCCCTTCAGGAGCTCCCCTGGCTCTGCCTGGGGTAgggcttggggggcagggggactcCCTCCCAGCAGCTGTGCTAGAGAAGGACTGACCAAGGGCAGGTTCTGCAGCCGTGTGTTAGTGCCCAGCTGGAAGCTTCACATCAAAAAGCACAAGCTTGGGTAAGACTCCTCTCCAAGCCTCCAGTGGGGCGGTGCCATGCTGCTTCATGCTACTTCCAAGGTTGGATGGCTGGGAGCACAGCAGGTGGCCTGATGCCAGTGCCCAGTTCTATGGCTTCTGAACTGCCTCCCTCAGATTAGTCTCTGGGTCTACATACTTTTCCTGATCTCctgcctgccatgtgccaggaacTAAGAATACAGTGGGGAATGAAACACGTGGTTCTACTTTTATGGAGCTTGTTAGAGGTTGACATATATTAATAAttgcaaataaataattacaagtaTGCAGAGTACAGAGTAAACAAGCAGAAGAtctatctcaaaataacaaaCCTGGAGACCTAGCTTAGTCTGGGAGATATACCAGGGAAGCCAACCTAAGGAAGCAACCTTTAAATTAACACCCAAATAGTATACAGGATTAGCTTAACAAGTCTTTAACTAAATACTTGAAGCTACCATGGGGACACACACGGCTTCCATCCCATCCATACATTCAACTGATAAATCAAGGCCCCCAAGAAGCTCCCCAACGTCCACTTGCTGGTTTTCCCAGTTTccagttcttttctctttttttaagatttttatttttatttgttttatttattttttaattttttttttcaacgtttatttatttttgggacagagagagacagagcatgaacaggggaggggcagagagagagggagacacagaattggaaacaggctccaggctctgagccatcagcccagagcctgacgcggggctcgaactcacagaccgcgagatcgtgacctggctgaagtcggacacttaaccgactgcgccacccaggtgcccctatttattttatttttaattttattatcatttttaagtaggctccacctccagcgtggagcccaatgtgaggcttgaactcatgaccctgagatcaagacctgagctgagataaaaaatcaggtgcttaactgactgaaccacccaggcacccctaaagatttttattttaagtaatctctatacccgtcgtggggctcgaacccacagccctgaaatcaagagttgcatgctctaccgactgagccagccaggcaccccaacccctCACCGTTTCCAGTCCCTCGATCACATTTCCAGAGGACAGTTATTGGCGTAACCAAGCCATCCACCACCCCCACTGGCTTAGTAGCTTCAAGAGGCAGCCTGGATGAGAGATCTGTACCTGGGGTCAGCCTCCCAGCCCTGCTCCAATTTGCTCTCTGCAGAAGTTTTCTGGATGTTTTCTAGGTCTCCTTAGGGCAGGCCTTTGCCAAAGTTTGAACCTTAGGGAGTGAAATGCCACCAAATTCACCTTCCCCAGCGTTGACTGTCACTGCTGTTCACTTGCAATTTCTAAGCAGCTCTCAATGTCAAAGTATAGGTAAAGGGTAACCTCGTAAGACTCAAGCCTAACCCTCTGGGCTAAGGGTGGTACAGTTCCAGGTTCAGGGAAGAGCATAAAACAAATATCTGCTCATCTCCCCAGCCCATCACCCTCTCACGATTATGAACAGGGCAGGTTAAGGGTCTCTAAGAAAAGCCCAGCTTGCAGTTCTGCACTCAAGCATGTTGCCTCAGTCCCTACATGGAGCTCTAGGCTGGGCCTCTCTCATGCCTGGGGGGTCACATCCAAGAGCTATGCTCTCCTGAGGCTGCAAACGATGCCCCGCCTCTGAAACTTTCCCAGAGAGGGCCCTTCCCTAAGGTAGTGCTCCAGCCTTCATAGTCTGACCAGTTCTACAAATTCCAAAGCAGGTTATTTTTCCAGCCTCTTATCACTCTGGAGTTAGCAGCAAACCAAACAGCTGAGGGAGACAATGAGCGACCTCACAGGCTTTATTGAGCAACTCTGCCACAGAGGAAATGAGAGCCCTGGGAGCAGCTTGGTTCTTGACAACACAGGGGCTCCCTGGTCGGGGAGATGCTGGGGATGGGGAGTGAGTGTGGCTCTGTTCCAACTTAGAGGCTCATCCTGGTCCCAAGCTGGAGAAGGAGCAGATTCAGTCCCTTATAAGGCGGGCACCAGGATCCCTCTTGGCTCTTTCCTCTGTCTCAGGGAGACCATGCGAGAGCTAGTATCACTGCCCAATGAAGCTGCCTCGGCTGCTCTAAAGGGTCATGGGAAACCAGACTGCCCCAGTTACCAGGAAAAGAGGTGAGGTGCTAGATCTGAGAGGTAGGCTGCAGTGTTGTTATCAGTGTGGTCAGCACAGCACACAAAGGACTCTGGTGACAAGCTCTCTCAGCCCTGTGGCCACACTCCTCCATGCAATGCCAAGACGATTCCGTGTAGTTACCTGACTGCCCACATTAGAGGGACAAGTGGAAGCCAGTAAGAGCTCTTACGAAAGGCAAAGCCGCCGCTTACTGTTAAGGAGGCAAAGACCAAAGAACTGAGGAGTCATTGCTCCAGGGGGCCAAGACAGCAGGTCTGTAATAAGCCTCATTTGAAGAAAGGAGCATAGATGACTGTGTGCAGCTGTAGCAATAAGGAGGGGCCTACCTGAAAATTCAAGAGTAGTCTTTTctccaaatgcattttaaaaactggctgTAAGGCCTCAAAAATGACATAGTGATAACTAGCTAAAagttaaaatggattttttggtTCACAAGATACCTTCTCTCTTGAGAGTAGAAAAAAGTTACACCTACTTTCAGCTATAATGGATGAAAATTTCttgggaaggggaaaaggaaaacaaaggcaaattaaataaaggggaggaaaaagaggaaagcaaacagAAGCTTACACGGACTATGGCCAGGAGACGAATGTAGTCACTCAGGAGCTCAGCAAGAAGGAAGAAGTCATTGTTGGCCTGTTCCTGGTGAAGCTGCTCAATTTTTTCTTCCACCTCAGCCAGCTGGGAGAGTGCCCGTGACAGTGCTGTGTTGTCCTCAGAGCTCCCAAGCATGGCTAGACTCTTTGCAAACTGGGCTGTGTTCAGTGCGAGCTCTGGAAGGAGGAAGACAGCAGAGGCCTCTTATCTCAAAACGAAAAGGGACAAGTCAGCTGGCATTGCATGGCATGCCTTAGAAATGCTGCCTTCTGCATATCTAACAACTGTGGGCTCTGCAACCCAGTCACTTACACCACAGCCAACTGTACTTAGAAAAGTGAGGGGAGTGCAGTGTGGTCACACGAGCAGGGAGAGACATCTGCTGTTCTAAGTTTCACCAAGTTAAGGCCTAGCCTACTTGGAAGCAGCAGCTTCAATATTCCTGGAGAACTAGGGGCCAGTTAATACAAACAGGCCAAAGGAATGATTCTAATTTTTATGTTAAAGCTCATTGTTAGTCTATTTGCACGAGAGTGAATGTACGTGCACACTGCATAGTCTTACATGTTCTAAAGCAGGACAAACTTTTTTTCTAGGAAGGGCTAGATGATTTAAGCCTATGGATCACATAACggcctcactttcttttttcactcatccctttaaaaatgtaaaagtcattCCTAGCTCACAGCAACAGGCCTAGGGCTAGGTGTGGCCCATGGGCTGGGCCATATTTTGCCAATGCTCACAATGGCTTCATTTTAACACTTTTCTGcttgttttgatttctgtttattaccatgcttgtttgtttatttaagtaagattcatgcccagtgtggagcccaatatcGGGCTTGAACTTAtcactctgagatcaagacctgagctgaaatcaagagttggatgcttaactgactgagccacctaggtacccctgaTTATTACCATGTttaaggcagagaaggaaagcattCAAACTTGGCAAATTTTACTAGCTCTTAGACAAATCTCACCAAAGAAACGTGAAGAAAGGTTAGGAGACATATATGGTTTCCCTGAATTTACATATTGTCCATTTGACCATGTAGCTAAAGTATGTGACATCACTTTGGATATAAGCCACCAATTCAAATCATACCAACTAAAGTCCATGTCCCACGTGAAGCTGTATGTGAGGCAGTTCCCCTGTACCCCTCCCAGCTAGAAGGCACAATGCTCACAGTGGCTGAGTCATGTTTCCTGCCAGGAGGTGCAGGGCGTATCTTTTTGATGAGAACATCAAGGACCAGGTGGGCTGAGAATTTCAACTTGAATGGCTGACAGGGTTGGGAACAGCATGCCCTCCCACCTATAGCTCACTGGAGACATCTCCAGCTCCGAGTGCATTTCCGAGGTTGTTACCTTTTCTATGGTTCACCAGAGTTTCTACAACAGCATGCAGCTTCCGTAAGCGCTGCTCTTCACACTCTACTTCCTGGAGCTTCTCCTCAAACCACTGAAACACACAAGTCCAGATCTTTAATGGAGGGGAATCCTATAGGCATACAGCACAGGGTTTCCTTAAGGGACTGAATTACCTTGAAAGATAAGTCTCTAATCTGAGAAATGTCAGGATTTCTCAGGGCTTCTGACCCATAAgactgaggggcaggggaagccGAGAGGCACAGGGCTACTCACAATGTCTGATTCATTCATCTTGATGGTCATTTTGCTGACTGCGTCCGTGGCTTTGTTGAACATCTTGAGGAGACCAGCGCCACTCAATGTCTGGGTACCCACGGCGCGTGGCAGCTACAAGACCAAGAAGGCGGGGATGGCAAGTTATCTTCTGCCCCTATTTTAGGTTCAGAAGAATTAGTATCCATCAGATGGCATGCCCAAAACTTGCCAAACAATTATTTGAAATGCAGACTGTTGTTTTCAAAGGCAGTTAGACACATCTGTAACTAGcacatatagaaagaaaaaaaaaaatcaaaggactaTGTTTAACATAataacaaaattttcattttgagatagggtacagaaagaaaatacagtaagatTGTTATGTAGCCAGGTGACCTCATGTTGAGATGGTCTGCTATCCCAGGCATGAACTGCTTAAATACCAAACATGCTTTTGTTAAAAGTTACGAGATCCTTTGGATAAGCATACTCTACACACAGCTGGACTTAAGGTCTTGAGAGGCTCTAAAGTTGTGCTGTGATTCCATTTGAACAAAGGTCTAAGGACAGGAGCATTATTTACTCAGATTGGGGTTACTTTTAGGGATGATCTTGTTAAGCCAACCATGCCAAACATTTAGAAACAATTTGGTTGGTTCAGTCTTACCACTTCTTTCCTAAAGTATGAAAGGAATGCTAAAGAATCTACAGTAAATATATTATACGACAGTGAAAAATTAGATTTTAGTGCTCAGGACGGTTAGTCAAGTAATTCTCAACTTGGGGCCATTTTGATACGTAGGGGACATTTGGCCGTGTCTGTAGATAATTCTGGTTGTTAAAACTGGGGTggagatgctactggcatctagtggatagaggccagggatgctactaaACTTACAACACACAAGGCAGCTCTCTACAACAAAGAATGATCCAGCCCAAAGTGTCAATAGTGCTGTTGTCAATAAACCCTGTTTTAGGGGTATGAGGGAGGGATGAGGGggtaaaagggaaaaatggatACAGGAACCCCAGAGGAGGAATGAAAAGATTTAATCACTAAGTaaagacattttaattaaaaaatttcatttgggGGGGAAAAACCACATATAGCTAGTACCATTTTCTTCATTAACATAATTCACACTGTAtgcaaattaagtaaaaattaacaagtaaaaacacgggggcacctgggtggctcagtcagttaagtacctgactcttggtttcggctcaggtcatgacctcatggttcctaagttcaagccctgcatagggctttaCGTtgatggtgtgaagcctgcttgggattgtctctctccctctctctgcccttctctcgcttgctctgtctctctctcaaaataaataaataaaaacttaaaaaaatagttaaaaaaattaataaaagtaaaaacaaaatgaaaaaataaatacaaaatgatagTCCTATCCTGTCActtatttccttctacttttctttcATATGGGATACAACATCATTTGATTCCAGTGTTGCTTTTGATCTTTACTGACTAACATGTTCCTATAGCTCTATATACCTGCTATTTCaagtttcacattttatttcattttttaagtttatttattttcagagagagagagggagggaggggcagagagagaaggagaatcctaagtaggctccatgatgtcagcgcggagccccatgtggggcttgatcccaccaaccatgagatcgtgacctaagccaatatcaagagttggatgcttaagcaactgagctacccaggtgcaccaagtttcacttactattattattattttttttaagtaagctctacacctgacatggggctcaaactcacgacccctcagatcaagagtcacatgatccaccaagtgagccagccaggagtcccatGTAATTCTTATAATATAGATTTCCAATGAATATATATGAACGCTTCtgtatactttttgttttatgatgAGAATAAAGTATTTGCTGTATTGATATATAATACTTAATTCTTCAATTATTAGCAATTGGGCCATCTCCAGTTTTTCACAATCATGAATAGCCTACGCATAGCCTGTAAAACAGACGGTCTACTTGAATCAACACTTTTGCTATATGGCAGCTCTGTGGTCGGTGGTAATTGGTTTTGACTTAATGCCCCCCAGCTCCTTGCACAAAATAAGCATTCAATTTGAGCCAAGTCATAACCTATGAAAGACATACAAAGGACTTGCCAAAGAGATCACTGTGTTGTTCCAGTAAAACACCAGGGTGCAGTCTGACTCCTGAAAccagttgcttttattttatttatttatttaaaaaaaatttttttttcttttcaacgtttatttatttttgggacagagagagacagagcatgaacgggggaggggcagagagagagggagacacagaatcggaaacaggctctgggctccgagccatcagcccagagcctgatgcggggctcgaactcacggaccgtgagatcgtgacctggctgaagtcggacgcttaaccgactgcgccacccaggcgcccctggaaccaGTTGCTTTtagagtgcctaggtggctgtcagttaagtgatcaacttcggctcaggtcatgatctcacagttcgtgaatttgagccccacgtcaggctctgtgctgacagctcagagcctggcgcctgcttcggattctgtgcctccctctctttctgcccttctcctgcttgcactctgtctctctctctcaaaaataaataaacattaaaaaaattaaaaataaaatataataaaataaaataaaataaaataaaataaaataaaacccgtTGCTTTTGACTACAGGCAgaacttcttttatttcaaagGCTGAAAACTACCTGTCATTCTTGAGGGCTTACAAATTAAGACACAGTCTTATACTAGGTTAAATGCATATTGAATGAACTAGTTTCATTTC
Proteins encoded:
- the SNX1 gene encoding sorting nexin-1 isoform X2, producing the protein MNPEESKPQSPKRVASLPINNGSKENGIHEEQDQEPQDLFADATVELSLDSTQNNQKKVPAKTLISLPPQEATNSSKPQTSYEELEEEEQEDQFDLTVGITDPEKIGDGMNAYVAYKVTTQTSLPMFRSKQFAVKRRFSDFLGLYEKLSEKHSQNGFIVPPPPEKSLIGMTKVKVGKEDSSSAEFLEKRRAALERYLQRIVNHPTMLQDPDVREFLEKEELPRAVGTQTLSGAGLLKMFNKATDAVSKMTIKMNESDIWFEEKLQEVECEEQRLRKLHAVVETLVNHRKELALNTAQFAKSLAMLGSSEDNTALSRALSQLAEVEEKIEQLHQEQANNDFFLLAELLSDYIRLLAIVRAAFDQRMKTWQRWQDAQATLQKKREAEARLLWANKPDKLQQAKDEILEWESRVTQYERDFERISTVVRKEVIRFEKEKSKDFKNHVIKYLETLLYSQQQLAKYWEAFLPEAKAIS